The genomic DNA CCGCGGGCGAGGGCGGCGCCGAGGCGTTGCTGACGGTGCGCCGGTGAGCGCGCTCGCCCGCCTAAACCCGCGCGAGCGGGTCCTGGTGCTGGGCGTGCTGCCCGCCGCCGCGCTCCTGGCGGGATGGTGGCTCGCCTGGGTGCCCCTCGCCGAGGCGCGCGCCGATGCCCTGCGCCAGATCGCCGGATACCGTGCTGTGGCACTGGCGGCCTCGGGCACCGACGCGCTCCCCGTGCCGACAGCCGCCGCCGACCCCCGCCCTCTCCCGGTGCGCGTGACCGCGAGCGCCGAGGGCTTCGCGCTGCCCCTGCGGCGCATCGAGCCCGAGGGCGAGCGCCTGCGCCTTACGGTCGATGCCGTACCGTTCGAGGCGTTGCTCGAATGGCTCGCGGCGCTGGAAGGCGAGGCTGGCGCGCGTCTCGCCGCGGTGGAGATCGACCGCCGCATCGAGCCGGGCACCGTCTCGGCCCGCATCCTGCTGGAGGACGCCCGGTGACCGTGCCGCGCCTCCCTTACGCCTTCGCGCGCGCCCACGGCGTGGTGGTGGCCAGCGCCGAGGACGGCGCCCCCGTGTGTCGCCACCGCGAGGGCGCACCCGTCGAAGCGCTGGTCGAGGCGCAGCGCGCCGCCGGGGCGCTGGTGCGCTTCGAGGCCGTCGACGCCGCCGGCTTCGAGGGCGAGCTTGGCCGGCTCTATCGCGACAGCGCCACCGAGGCCGCCGAGGCGGCGGGCGGCGGCGGCGAGGACGAGGCGGGCGACCTCGCCGCGCTCGCCGACAGCGCCGCCGCCGTGGACGACCTGCTCGACACCAAGGACGACGCGCCGGTGGTGCGCCTGATCAACGCGATCCTGCTCGAGGCCGTGAAGGAGGGCGCCTCGGACGTGCACATCGAGACCGAGGAGCGCCGTCTCGTGGTGCGCTTCCGCATCGACGGCGTCCTGCGCGAGGTGATCGAGCCCAAGCGCGCCCTCGCCGGGCTGCTGATCAGTCGCATCAAGGTCATGGGCCGCCTCGACATCGCCGAGAAGCGGCTGCCCCAGGACGGCCGCGTCAGCCTGCGTGTGGGCGGCTACGAGCTGGACGTGCGCGTCTCGACCATTCCCTCGCAATACGCCGAACGCGTGGTGATGCGCCTCCTGGACCGCGGCCAGACCCGCCTCGGCCTGCCGCACCTCGGCCTGTCGGAGCGCGACCGCGCCGCCTTCGAGCGGATGCTCGCGCGGCCCGACGGGCTGGTACTCGTGACCGGCCCCACCGGCTCGGGCAAGACCACCTCGCTCTACGCGGCGCTCGATCTGCTGAACGACCGCTCACGCAACATCATGACCATCGAGGATCCGATCGAGTACTCGATTGACGGCATCGGCCAGATGCAGGTGAACGCCAAGGCCGACCTGTCCTTCGCACGGGGCCTGCGCGCCATCCTGCGCCAGGACCCGGACGTGATCATGATCGGTGAGATCCGCGACCGCGAGACCGCGCAGATCGCCGTCGAGAGCGCCATGACCGGCCATCTCGTGCTCTCCACGCTCCACACCAACACCGCGCTCGGGGCGACCTCGCGGCTCGCGGACATGGGCGTGGAGCGGTTCCTGCTCGCGCCGATGCTGCGCGGCCTCGTGGCGCAGCGGCTGGTGCGCCGCGTGTGCCCCGACTGCGCTGCGCCGCGCACCGTCACCGCAGCCGAGGCCGCGCCGCTGGGCGGGCACCTCGCCCCGGGCACCACCGTGATGCGCGGCACTGGCTGCGACGCTTGCCACGGCACCGGCTATCGCGGGCGCCTGCCGCTCTACGAGGTGGTGGAGTTCGACGGCGCCTTGGAGCGCATGGTCCACGAGGGCGCCTCCGAGGCCGCGCTCGCCGAGGCGGCGCGGCGGCGCGGCCCGGGCATCCTGGCCGATGGCGCCGACAAGCTGCGCGCGGGTCTCACCACCGTCGAGGAGGTGGCCCGCGTGGTGCAGGAGGTGGCCGCCGGCGATGCTGCCGTGCCCGTGCCCGCCGGCTGATCCGTGGCCGCGTTCCTCTACCGCGCCGTGGACCCGCGCGGCCGCACCGCCAAGGGCGTGATCGAGGCCCAGAGCGCCGCCGCCGCGCGCCGCGACCTGCGCGCGCGCCAGCTCCTGCCGCTCACGGTGGAGCCGACCGTGCAGCGCGGACGAGCCGCCGCGGCGGCGGACGGCGAGGGAACCCCGCCCCGCGCCGGCGGCCCTCGCCTCGGCACCCGTGCGCTGGCCCTCGTGACGCGCCAGCTCTCGACGCTGATCGGCGCCGGGGTGCCCGTCGAGGAGGCGCTGCGCATCGTGGCGCAGGGCGCGGGGCCGAAGGCGGCGCCGATGCTGCTGAACCTGCGCGCTGCGGTGCTCGATGGACGCAGCCTCCACGCCGCCTTGGGCGACTACCCTCGCGTCTTCGGACGCTTCTTCCGCGCTTCCGTGCGCGCCGGCGAGACAGCGGGCCGCCTCGGCCCCGTCCTGGAGCACCTTGCCGGCTTCGTGGAGACGCGCGCGCGCAACCGCCAGACGGTGCAGCTGGCGCTGCTCTATCCGTCCCTCCTCGCGGTGGTGTCGCTGGCGCTCGTGGTCGGGCTTCTGACCTTCCTCGTGCCCGACATCGTGAAGGTCTTCACCGCGCGCGGCGCCGAGCTGCCGCTGCTGACGCGCGTGCTGATCGGCCTGAGCGACGGACTGGTCCGCCACGGCCTCGCGTTGCTCGCGGGCCTCCTCGCGGCGGGGGCGGCCGGCGCCTGGCTGCTCTCGCGCCCCGCGGTGCGGCTGCGCGCCGATCGCCTGCTCGCCACGGTGCCGCCGTTCCGGGCCTTCTCGCTGCGCATCGCCGCGGCGCAGTTCGCGGGCACCCTCGCCACGCTGACGCTCAGCGGCGTGCCCCTGGCCGAGGCGCTGCCGGCCGCCGCGGACACCGTGCCCAACCGCCACCTGCGCGCGCGCGCCGGAACCGTGGCGGTGCGCGTGCGCGAGGGCGCCGCGCTGTCCACCGCGATGGCCGAGGCCGCGATCTTCCCGCCGATGCTGCTGGCCATGGTCGCCTCGGGCGAGGGCGCCGGCACGCTCGGCCCGGCGCTGGCACGCGCCGCTGCCGACGGCGCGCGCGACCTCGACGCGATGGTCTCGGCCTTCGTGGCCCTCGTGGAGCCTGCAGTGCTCCTGCTGATGGGCGGCATCGTGATGCTCCTGGTGCTGTCGATCCTCCTGCCCATCGTGAACCTCAACACGCTGGCGGTGTAAGGTTCGGTTTCGAGGTCGCTGGCCGGCGGACGAGATCTAGCCTCCTCGAGACACCCTGCGCATGCTCGTCGCATCCTGCTAAAGCTCTTCCGCCGGAGAACGTCACGCCGGTACGGAAAGCCCAGCAGGAGGACGTCGATGCCGCCGGTGGTGTGCCGGCAGGCCAGGCTCTCGGCGAATCTCGTGGGGCAGGGGCGCGCGAGCGGGTTCACCGCGGGGACACCGCGCGAACGCAATGACGGCTTCTGAATTGGATCGTTGACAGAGCGTCTCGGATCGAACCAATCTCGAATTGGTCCCACCGAGGAGACGGTACCCTGCCCCCATCCGCGCAGAACGAGGCCCTTCTGTCCGTCCGCGACTTCAGCCTTCGTTTTCGGGGGCAGCCCTGCGACGTGCTGGAGGCGGTGGACCTGGAGGTCCGCGCGGGCGAGGTGCTCTGCATCGTCGGCGAGTCGGGCTGCGGCAAGAGCGTCACGGCGATGGCCCTGATGGGCCTTCTGCCCGAAGGGGCAGCGGAAATTTCCAGCGGCGTCATGCACTTCGATGGGCGTGACTTCGACCTGCGCCACGATCGCCTTCCGTCGGACCTGCGTGGCGGCGCGATGGCGATGATCTTCCAAGAGCCGATGACCTCGCTCAATCCGGTCTTCCGGGTGGGCGATCAGATCGCCGAGGCGGTGCGCCGCCACCGGGGGGGCTCGAAGGCCGAAGCGCACGAGGCCGCGGTGGCCATGCTGCGCCGTGTCGGCCTGCCCTCGCCCGCGGAGAAGGCGCGCCAGTTCCCGCACCAATTATCAGGTGGTCAGCGCCAGCGCGTGATGATCGCCATGGCGCTGGCGAACGACCCAAAGGTGCTGATCGCCGACGAGCCGACTACGGCGCTCGACGTGACGATCCAGGCGCAGATCCTGGACCTGATCCGCGATCTCCAGCGCGAGACGGGCACCGGAACGGTGCTCATCACACACGACCTCGGCGTGGTGGCGGAGATCGCCGACAGCGTGGCGGTGATGTACGGCGGTCAGGTGGTGGAGCGCGGCCCCGTGGCCAAGGTGCTGGAAGACCCACAGCATCCCTACACGATCGGGCTGATCGAGTCGGTGCCCAGGCTGGGCGGCGCGGGCGGACGGCTGAGCACGATCCCCGGATCGGTGCCCTCGCTCGATGCGATGCCCGAGGGCTGTCGCTTCCGCTCGCGCTGCGCCTTCGCGGCACCGGTCTGCGCCGAGCGGCCCCCTTTGCGCGAACTTGGCGACGACCACGCGGCGGCCTGCCACTTCGCCCCCCTCGAGACGACCCTGCGGGTGGCATCGTGATCCTGGAGGCTCGCGATCTGCGCAAGCATTTCCGCATCGGCGGCGGGCTGTTCGCCGAGCGCGGCACCGTGAAGGCGGTCGACGGCGTCTCACTCGCCGTCGAGGCGGGCGAGACCTTCGCCATCGTCGGCGAGTCGGGTTGCGGAAAGTCGACACTCGCACGGCTCCTGATGCGCCTGATCGAGCCGACCGAAGGCACGGTGCGCTTCGATGGCGTCGAGGTGACGGGGCAGGGGACCGACCTCGCCGCTTTGCGCCGCGACGTCCAGTTCATCTTTCAGGATCCGTTCTCCTCGCTCAACCCGCGTCTCACGGTGGGGCGACTGGTGGGCGAGCCGCTCGAGGTCCACGCGCCGGAACTGCCGGCCCGCGAGCGGCGCGCGAAGGTGGCGGCCCTGCTGGAGAAGGTCGGGCTGCGCCCCGAGCACGGCGATCGCTACCCACACGAGTTCTCGGGCGGGCAACGCCAGCGCATCGGCATCGCCCGCGCCCTTGCCTCCGGCCCCCGCGTGGTGATCGGCGACGAGCCGGTCTCGGCCCTCGACGTGAGTGTCCAGGCGCAGGTCATCAACCTGCTCGACGACCTGCGCCGCGACCTCGGCCTCACGCTGATCCTGATCGCTCACGACCTCGCCGTGATCCGGCACATGAGCGACCGGGTGGCGGTGATGTACCTGGGCCGGATCGTGGAGCAGGCGGCGACCACCGACCTGTTCGCGTGGCCGCGTCATCCCTACACCCGGGTGCTGCTCGACGCGGTGCCCGATCTCGACGCGCCGGGCGGCGCGAAGCGCAGCCACGTGGAGGGCGAGATGCCCTCGCCATCGGCGCCGCCGTCCGGCTGCCCCTTCCACCCGCGCTGCCCCCACGCGCGGGATCGATGCAGCACCGACGTGCCCGTGCTGGAGGAAGCGGAGGGCCACGCCGTCGCCTGCCACTTCTGGCGCGAGATCGAGGACGCGCCCCGCGCGGCTTCCGTCCGCACCCGCGGTCCCGCCGCAGAAGCGCGGTTGGCGCTGTGGCGCCGGGCAGCCGGGGGCGCGCGCGTCGTGCCCGCACAGGAAACCAACGAGGAGGAGAGACCATGAAACACCTGACGCTGACCACCGCGCTGGCGATGGCGCTTGCCGCGCCCGCCTACGCCCAGGACCTGCGCATCGCGCTGCAATCGGACGCGGACGTGCTCGACCCCGACCAGTCGCGCACCTTCGTCGGCCGGATCGTCTACACTTCGCTTTGCGACAAGCTGGTGGACATCACTCCAGAGCTGGAGATCATCCCCCAGCTCGCCACGTCCTGGACGGTGTCCGAGGACGGCACCGCCATCGACATGGAGCTTCGCGACGGCGTAGTGTTCCACGACGGCACGCCCTTCGATGCCGAGGCCGTGGCTGCCAACATCGAGCGCTCGCAGACCCTCGAGGAGAGCCGCCGAAAGTCCGAGCTTGCCTCGATCGCCTCGACCGAGGTGACCGGGCCGCTCTCGATCCGGCTCAATCTCGTCCAGCCCGACGCGACCGTGATGGCACAGCTCGCCGACCGTGCGGGCATGATGGTGTCGCCTGCGGCAGCGGCCGAGGCGGGTGCCGACTTCGGCGCGAACCCGGTCTGCTCGGGCCCCTTCCAGTTCAAGGAGCGGATCGCCCAGGACCGTATCGTGCTCGAGCGGTTCGCGGACTACTGGAACGCGGACGCGATCAACTTCGACACGGTGACGTTCCTGCCGATCCCCGACACCACGGTGCGTCTGGCCAACCTCCAGTCGGGCGACATCGACATCCTCGAGCGGCTCGCGGCCACCGACATCCCGCAGGTCGAGGCCGACGGCGGCATCGAGATCGAGAGTGCGGTGTCGCTGGGCTACCAGGGCATCACCTTCAACGTCGGCAACGGCGACAAGGCCGACAACCCCTGGGGGCAGGACAAGCGCCTTCGTCAGGCGCTGAGCTACGCGATCGATCGCGAGGCGTTGAACCAGGTCGTGTTCGAGGGCTCCTTCGCGGCGGGCAACCAGCCGTTCCCGTCCAACTCGCCGTGGTACGACGAGCGCTTCCCGGTCGAGGCGCGCGACGTGGAGAAGGCCAAGGCATTGCTGGCCGAGGCGGGCTACCCCGATGGCATCGACCTCGTGGTGCAGGTGCCGAACACCACCGTGCCGCTGCAACTGATGCAGGTGGTGCAGTCCATGGCCGCCGAGGCGGGCATTCGCATCGAGATCGTCTCGAAGGAGTTCGCCACCCTGCTCTCCGACCAGACGGCCGGCGACTACCAGGCCAGCCAGATCGGCTGGTCGGGCCGCGTGGACCCGGACGGCAACATCCACCAGTTCGTGACCACGGGGGGCGGCATCAACGACAGCGGCTTCTCCAACCCGGAGGTGGACGCGGCGCTGAACGCGGCGCGCGAGAGCTCGGACACGGCCGAGCGCAAGGCGAAGTATGACGAGGCTCGTGCAGTCCTGATCGACGAGGCGCCGCTGGTGTACCTCTACCACGAGACCTGGATCTGGGCGCTGGACAACGCGATCGAGGGGTTCGTGCCCTATCCCGACGGCATGATCCGCCTTGAGGGCGTGACCAAGTCCGAGTGACGTTCCCGGCCCGCCCCCGCGACGGGGGCGGGCCAGATCCCGGAGAGTGCCCATGCTCGCCTTCATCCTGCGCCGCTTGCTCATCGCGATCCCGACGATCCTGCTGATCTCGGTGTTCGTGTTCGCGTTGCAGAAGCTTCTTCCGGGCGACCCCCTTCTGGTGCTGGCGGGCGAGGAGCGCGACCCTCAGGTGCTCGAGGCGCTGCGCGAGAAGTACCGGCTGAACGATCCGATCCCGGTGCAGTACCTCACATGGGTCGGGAACGCGCTGCGGGGCGATCTGGGCATGTCGTTCCGTACCAACCAGCCCGTGACCGAGCTGATCGCCGAGAAGCTGCCCGTGACGATCCAGCTCGCGGTCATGTCGCTGGTCTTCGCGGTCGCCATCGGCATCCCCGCCGGCATCGTGTCGGCCTACCGCAAGGGCACGCTCACCGACTGGGTGGCGAACGTGGTGGCGCTGTCGGGCCTGTCGATCCCGAACTTCTGGCTGGGGATCATGCTGATCCTGCTGGTCTCGGTAAAATGGCGCCTGCTGCCGGCCTCCGGCTACGTGCCGCCGGGCGAGGACTTCTGGCTTTCGATGAAGACCATGGTGATGCCCGCCTTCGTGCTGGGCACCGCGCTGGCCGCGACGCTGATGCGCCACACCCGCTCGGCCATGCTTGGGGTGCTGACGCAGGATTACGTGCGCACCGCCCGCGCCAAGGGCCTGAGCGAGCGCAAGGTCATCCTGCGTCATGCCTTCCGCAACGCACTGACCCCGATCGTGACGCTGGCGGCCCTCCTCTTCGGCGAGCTGATCGCCGGGGCCGTGCTGACCGAGCAGATCTTCACCATTCCCGGCTTCGGCAAGCTGGTGGTCGATGCGGTGTTCAATCGCGACTACGCCGTGGTGCAGGGCATCGTGCTGGTTACGGCCGTGGGCTTCATCGTCATGAACCTGCTGGCGGACGTGGCCTACGTGCTGCTGAACCCGCGCTTGAGGGAGGGTTGAGATGGTCGCCTCCACCGATCCCCAGGGCGGCCCGTTCTCGGACCCGATGCCGAAGCCCGAGAACCGAGTCTGGAAGAAGTTCCGCCGCCACCGCTCGGCCATGGTCGGCGGCGTGCTGGTCGTCTTCTTCGTGCTCGTCGCCGTGCTGGCCCCGCTGCTGCCGATCCCCGCGCCCGAGGCGACCGACTGGTCGGCGGTGCGCAAGGCGCCTTCGGCCGCCCATCCCTTCGGCACCGACGAGATCGGCCGCGACGTGCTAGCCCGCATGGTCTGGGGCGCGCAGGCCTCGCTGCTGGCGGGCGTGGTGTCGGTGGGCATCGCGGTGCTGGTGGGCGTGCCGCTCGGCATCCTCGCGGGCTACTTCCGCGGCTGGATCGACGCGGTGATCTCGCGCTGCACCGAGGCGCTGCTGGCCGTCCCGTTCCTGATCCTTGCGATCGCGCTGGCCGCCTTCCTCGGGCCGTCGCTGACCAACGCGATGATCGCCATCGGCATCTCGGCCACGCCGATCTTCATCCGCCTCACGCGCGGGCAGGTCATCAACGTCGCGGTCGAGGACTACGTGGAGTCGGCCCGCGCCATCGGCCTGCCGACCCGGCTGGTCCTCGCCCGCTACATCCTGCCCAACGTCGCCGCGCCGATCCTTGTGCAGGCCACGCTCACGGTCGCCACCGCGATCATCGCCGAGGCGTCGCTGTCGTTCCTCGGCCTCGGCCAGCAGCCGCCCGAGCCGTCCTGGGGCTCGATGCTGAACACAGCCAAGAACTTCCTCCACCAGGCGCCCTGGATGGCGCTCTATCCGGGCATCTCGATCTTCCTCGTGGTGCTGGGCTTCAACCTGCTGGGTGACGGGCTGCGCGACGCGCTCGACCCGCGCGAAAGGTAAGACGCATGACGTTCACCACCCGCCCCGAGATCCGCGGCACCTTCGGCATGGTCGCCACCACCCACTGGATCGCCTCGGCGGCCGGCATGGGCGTGCTGGAGCGGGGCGGCAACGCCTTCGACGCCGCGGTGGCGGCGGGGTTGGTGCTGCAGGTGGTCGAGCCGCACCTGAACGGGCCCGCGGGCGACATGCCGGCGATCTTCGCCCGCGCCGGCGAGGCGCCGCAGGTGCTCTGCGCGCAAGGCCCCGCCCCGGCGGGCGCCACGATCGAGCACTACCGTGCGCAAGGACTGACGCTCATCCCCGGCTCGGGGCTGCTCGCCACGGTGATCCCCGGCGCCTTCGATGGCTGGATGCTGATGTTGCGCGACCATGGGACCATCACCTTGCGCGAGGCGATGGTCCCCGCGATCGGCTACGCCCGCGACGGCCACCCGGTGCTGCCGCGCGTGGCGAACACCATTCAGGGCCTGGCCGACTACTTCGCGCGGGAATGGCCGACCTCGGCCGAGGTCTGGACGCCGGGCGGCAAGGCGCCCGCGCCGAACGCGCTGTTCCGGAACCCGGACCTCGCCCGCACCTACGAGCGACTGGTCGAGATTGGAGAAGCGGCAGGCGGGGACCGCGCCGCCCAGATCGACGCGGCCCGCGCGGCCTGGCGCGAGGGCTTCGTGGCCGACGCCGTGGCGGCGTTCCTGGAGGAGGCCGAGGTGCATGACGTGTCCGGCTCGAAGCACCGCGCGGTGCTCACGAAGGAGGACATGGCCGGCTGGGAGGCCACCTACGAGGAGACCCTGAGCCTCGAGTACCACGGCTGGCGCGTCCACAAGACCGGCCCGTGGGGGCAGGGGCCGGTGCTGCTCCAGGCGCTGGCGATCCTCGCGCATACCGACATCGCCGTGATGGACCCGCTGAGCGCCGACTTCGCCCACACCGTGCTCGAGGCGATGAAGCTCGCCTATGCCGACCGCGAGGCCTACTACGGCGACCCGGCCCATAGCGAGATCCCGATGGGGTACCTCCTGTCCGACGCCTACGCCGCCGAGCGCGCCGCCCTGATCGGGCCCGAGGCGAGCCACGAGCAGCGCCCCGGCCGGGTCCCCGGCTTCGAGCACCTTGCCGACGCCTATGTGGCACGCGCCGCGCGCGACTTCGGGGTCAGGGACGCCGCCCCGCAGGAACCCACCATGGCGCACCTGACGGAGCGGCGCGGCGACACCGTCCACCTCGACGTGATCGACGCCGTGGGCAACATGGTCTCGGCCACGCCCTCGGGCGGCTGGCTCCAGTCGAACCCGGTGATCCCCGGCCTCGGCTTCCCCCTCAACTCGCGCGCGCAGATGTTCTGGCTGGAGGAGGGGCTGCCGACCTCGCTCGCCCCCGGCCGGCGCCCGCGCACCACGCTCACGCCCTCGCTGGCCGAGCACGCGGATGGCCGGCGCCTCGTGTTCGGAACGCCCGGCGGCGATCAGCAGGACCAGTGGCAGCTGGTCTGGTTCCTGCGCTTCGTACACGGCAGCATGGGGATGCAGGAATGCATGGACGCCCCCCTGTTCCACTCCATGCACTTCCAGGGCAGCTTCTTCCCGCGCGAGGCGAAGCCCGGCGAGATGATGATCGAGCCGAACGTCGGCGAGGCGGTGATCGAGGATCTCCGGGGGCGGGGGCACATCGTGCACGTGGCCGAGCCCTGGACCGTCGGGCGCCTGACGGCCGCCCTTCGCGAGACCGACGGGACGATGCGCGCCGCCGCCACGCCGCGCCTGATGCAGGCCTACGCGGTGGGCCGATGACCTACTCGTTGATCGCACGCGGCGAGGGTGGCGAGATCGGCTTGGCGGTCGCCTCGCGCTTCTTCGCCTGCGGGGCGGTCGTGCCCTACCTCGGCGCCCGCACGGCAGTCGCGTCCCAGGCCTTCTGCAATCCGCTCTGGGGCACAGAGGGACGCGTGCGGCTGGAGGCGGGCGAGGCGGCATCGGCGGTGCTGGCCGATCTGGCCCGCCGCGATGAGGGCCGCGCGCACCGTCAAGCGCATGTGCTCGACGGGCACGGCCGCTTCGCGGCCTTCACCGGGGAGGACTGTGTGGCGTGGTGCGGGCACCTGATTCGCGAGGGCCATTCCGTCGCGGGCAACATGCTCGCCGGCCCCGAGGTCATCGCGGCCGTCTCCAAGGCCTACGCGGCCAGCCGCGCGCCGATGCCCGAGCGGCTGCTCGCAGCGATGCGCGCCGGCGACGCGGCGGGGGGGCGACCGGCGCGGGCGCCAGTCGGCTGCCGTGGTGGTCCACCGCGGCGAGGCGCATCCGTGGCTCGACATCCGTGCCGACGACGACGCCGATCCCTTGGGCGAGCTCGAGCGCCTCTGGGACGTGGCGCAGGAGCGCTACGTCCACTTCGCCGTCGCGATGGCCACTGCGGAGCGCTTCTCGGGCGCGCCCGACCGCGCGCCGCTCGACCGGGCCATCGCCGAGGAGGAGGCACGGCGCGCCGCCGAAGGACGAGCGAGCCGGTCGAGGGCGGTGCCGTGACGGATGCGGCGATCCGCACGCGCCTCTTGGCGCTGATCGCCTCGGGCGAGCTGGGCGAGGGCGGGCGGCTGCCCACCGAGCGGAGCCTTGCGGAGCGCTTCGGCACCACCCGCCGCGTGGTGCGCCAGGCGCTCGACGCGCTGGAGATCGAGGGGCTGGTCTGGCGCCGTCAGGGCTCGGGCACCTTCGCCGGCCAGCCTTCGGACCCCACGGGCGACCTCGCCGCGCGCATCGCCGGCGAGACCGACCCTCTGCAGGTGATGGAGGCGCGGCTGTGCATCGAGCCCACGCTCGCCGCGCTGTGCGCCGAGCGCATGACGGCCGAGGAGGTGGAGCGGTTGCGCGGCCTCGCGCGGCGCCAGGTCGAGGCCACCGACCCGCAGGGGATCGAGCTGTGGGACGGGGCCCTGCACCGGCTGATCGCCGCCTGTGCCCGCAACCGTCCGCTTCTGACCGCCTTCGCTCTGCTCGACAGCATCCGGTCCAATCCGGACTGGGTGGCCGTCCGCGCGCAGGCCCGCAACCAGGCCTCGATCGCCGTGACCCGCAACGAGCACGAGACCCTGATTGCCGCCATCGCCGCACGCGAGCCCGAACTGGCCAGGCAGGCGATGCACGACCACCTCTCCACCCGCTTCGTCGCGCTGCGCCTTCAGTTCGAGGCCGCGCAACTGAAGGCTGGCGAGTGACCCACGGTTAGGCGCCACCGTAAGGTGCGGAGCAAGTACGGGCGGGATTGTGGACGCCCGGCGTGCGGCGCCCGAAGTCGACATTGAGACGGCCGAGCGGTTTCTGGGCCTCGCCAATACCGCGCGAAAGCGGACGCAGATGCGGGGCAACCTCCAGGGCCAGATTGACGGCGACATGGCCCGGCCGCGGGGTGGCGGTGGCCAACGATGTGCCAATCAAATTCGATCCACCACGATGTCGGGCACGATCCCGGAGCGCGCGATGGCGTCGTCGACGTCCAGCCCGGCGAGCGAGCCGAACCCGGTAACCAGGGCCGTGGCGAACCCCATGTGCCGCCCGCCGAGGACGTCGGTGTGGAGCGTGTCGCCGACCATGAGCACCCGGTCCGGCGCGATCCCGGCGGGCAGGCGCGAGAGCGCAAGGTCGTAGATGTCGCTGAAGGGCTTGCCGAGGAACACCGGCTCGATCCCCGTGCGGTCCGCGAGACGGTGGGCGAAGTGGCCGGGCTCGCACGACAGGCCGCCCTCGCGCGGGGCGACGATGTCGGGATTGCCGACCACCACCGGGCGGGGCCGCGCGAGGAGGGCCTCCTCCAGCAGGCGCTGGCGCCCCTCGGTCCAGCCGTACGAGCCGACGAGCAGGAAGTCCTCGGCCGCGTCGAAGGCTTCGGGGTCGTCGCCGAGGAAGGTGACCTGTGCGCCCCTGAACTCCTCCGCGCCGTGGGTGTCGGGCAGCATCAACCCCCACCGACGGTCCGCCCGCCCACCCGCGAGCCAAAGCAGCAGCGCCTCGCGGCTGGTGGTCACCTCCGCGGGCGCGAAGTCGAAGCCGAGGCGGCGGAGGCGTTCCATCATCAGCCGCTTCGGGTAGCCCGCGGAGTTCGAGACGACCATCACCGCCTTGCCCGCCGCCCGCAGCGCGGCGATCCGCTCCGCCGCGCCGGGGATCGGGGTCTCGCCCACGTTCAGCACGCCGTAGGCGTCGAGCAGCACCGCATCGAACGGCGCGGCGAGCCGCTCC from Jannaschia sp. W003 includes the following:
- a CDS encoding type II secretion system protein M, whose protein sequence is MSALARLNPRERVLVLGVLPAAALLAGWWLAWVPLAEARADALRQIAGYRAVALAASGTDALPVPTAAADPRPLPVRVTASAEGFALPLRRIEPEGERLRLTVDAVPFEALLEWLAALEGEAGARLAAVEIDRRIEPGTVSARILLEDAR
- a CDS encoding GspE/PulE family protein; the protein is MTVPRLPYAFARAHGVVVASAEDGAPVCRHREGAPVEALVEAQRAAGALVRFEAVDAAGFEGELGRLYRDSATEAAEAAGGGGEDEAGDLAALADSAAAVDDLLDTKDDAPVVRLINAILLEAVKEGASDVHIETEERRLVVRFRIDGVLREVIEPKRALAGLLISRIKVMGRLDIAEKRLPQDGRVSLRVGGYELDVRVSTIPSQYAERVVMRLLDRGQTRLGLPHLGLSERDRAAFERMLARPDGLVLVTGPTGSGKTTSLYAALDLLNDRSRNIMTIEDPIEYSIDGIGQMQVNAKADLSFARGLRAILRQDPDVIMIGEIRDRETAQIAVESAMTGHLVLSTLHTNTALGATSRLADMGVERFLLAPMLRGLVAQRLVRRVCPDCAAPRTVTAAEAAPLGGHLAPGTTVMRGTGCDACHGTGYRGRLPLYEVVEFDGALERMVHEGASEAALAEAARRRGPGILADGADKLRAGLTTVEEVARVVQEVAAGDAAVPVPAG
- a CDS encoding type II secretion system F family protein, producing the protein MAAFLYRAVDPRGRTAKGVIEAQSAAAARRDLRARQLLPLTVEPTVQRGRAAAAADGEGTPPRAGGPRLGTRALALVTRQLSTLIGAGVPVEEALRIVAQGAGPKAAPMLLNLRAAVLDGRSLHAALGDYPRVFGRFFRASVRAGETAGRLGPVLEHLAGFVETRARNRQTVQLALLYPSLLAVVSLALVVGLLTFLVPDIVKVFTARGAELPLLTRVLIGLSDGLVRHGLALLAGLLAAGAAGAWLLSRPAVRLRADRLLATVPPFRAFSLRIAAAQFAGTLATLTLSGVPLAEALPAAADTVPNRHLRARAGTVAVRVREGAALSTAMAEAAIFPPMLLAMVASGEGAGTLGPALARAAADGARDLDAMVSAFVALVEPAVLLLMGGIVMLLVLSILLPIVNLNTLAV
- a CDS encoding ABC transporter ATP-binding protein; amino-acid sequence: MLEAVDLEVRAGEVLCIVGESGCGKSVTAMALMGLLPEGAAEISSGVMHFDGRDFDLRHDRLPSDLRGGAMAMIFQEPMTSLNPVFRVGDQIAEAVRRHRGGSKAEAHEAAVAMLRRVGLPSPAEKARQFPHQLSGGQRQRVMIAMALANDPKVLIADEPTTALDVTIQAQILDLIRDLQRETGTGTVLITHDLGVVAEIADSVAVMYGGQVVERGPVAKVLEDPQHPYTIGLIESVPRLGGAGGRLSTIPGSVPSLDAMPEGCRFRSRCAFAAPVCAERPPLRELGDDHAAACHFAPLETTLRVAS
- a CDS encoding dipeptide ABC transporter ATP-binding protein gives rise to the protein MILEARDLRKHFRIGGGLFAERGTVKAVDGVSLAVEAGETFAIVGESGCGKSTLARLLMRLIEPTEGTVRFDGVEVTGQGTDLAALRRDVQFIFQDPFSSLNPRLTVGRLVGEPLEVHAPELPARERRAKVAALLEKVGLRPEHGDRYPHEFSGGQRQRIGIARALASGPRVVIGDEPVSALDVSVQAQVINLLDDLRRDLGLTLILIAHDLAVIRHMSDRVAVMYLGRIVEQAATTDLFAWPRHPYTRVLLDAVPDLDAPGGAKRSHVEGEMPSPSAPPSGCPFHPRCPHARDRCSTDVPVLEEAEGHAVACHFWREIEDAPRAASVRTRGPAAEARLALWRRAAGGARVVPAQETNEEERP
- a CDS encoding ABC transporter substrate-binding protein, producing the protein MKHLTLTTALAMALAAPAYAQDLRIALQSDADVLDPDQSRTFVGRIVYTSLCDKLVDITPELEIIPQLATSWTVSEDGTAIDMELRDGVVFHDGTPFDAEAVAANIERSQTLEESRRKSELASIASTEVTGPLSIRLNLVQPDATVMAQLADRAGMMVSPAAAAEAGADFGANPVCSGPFQFKERIAQDRIVLERFADYWNADAINFDTVTFLPIPDTTVRLANLQSGDIDILERLAATDIPQVEADGGIEIESAVSLGYQGITFNVGNGDKADNPWGQDKRLRQALSYAIDREALNQVVFEGSFAAGNQPFPSNSPWYDERFPVEARDVEKAKALLAEAGYPDGIDLVVQVPNTTVPLQLMQVVQSMAAEAGIRIEIVSKEFATLLSDQTAGDYQASQIGWSGRVDPDGNIHQFVTTGGGINDSGFSNPEVDAALNAARESSDTAERKAKYDEARAVLIDEAPLVYLYHETWIWALDNAIEGFVPYPDGMIRLEGVTKSE